The following proteins are encoded in a genomic region of Micromonospora olivasterospora:
- a CDS encoding copper resistance CopC/CopD family protein, whose protein sequence is MAGMTVADLRPRRRLARVGVLAGLLVTLLGLLLAPATPASAHAVLVSSSPSASAVVPSAPGAVVLTFSEPVRKVPGKIRVIAPDGARADRGEPSFSGTVVTVPVDPSAGRGTYLVSYRVISADSHPVSGAFTYSVGAPSTPPADTGTDNRADPVVENAVKVAKYLGYAGLLLLVGPALVLGALWPRRLSRRGPARLAWAGLGVLAFATVAELWLQVPYTAGGGLLDIGGTGLGAVLGSPYGTAHLVRLGLLAAAAFLLRPLFAGPVGRTDAVILAILGGAALVTWPLAGHPAASPAPAVSVVVDAVHLGAMAVWLGGLVMLGGFLLRRADERELTAILPVWSRWAALAVAALLLAGTVQALIEVATPAALVETTYGRLVLAKIGLFALVLAVAAYSRALTRRADTARQPRAVRRAVWVEVAITAVVLGVTATLVQTTPARTAASDVAGPGAGYFTATLSSPLYSLQVELDPAERGNNTVHLYAYTKDNRPQPVVEWKATAALPSAGIEPIEIPLLALTDTHAYGDVNLPAAGDWQLRFTVRTSDIDQATVSATVPIR, encoded by the coding sequence ATGGCCGGCATGACTGTCGCTGATCTCCGGCCCCGCCGCCGGCTCGCCCGGGTTGGCGTGCTCGCCGGCCTGCTGGTCACCCTCCTCGGCCTGCTGCTCGCCCCGGCCACCCCGGCGAGCGCCCACGCGGTGCTGGTGAGCAGCAGTCCGTCCGCCTCGGCGGTGGTGCCGAGCGCACCCGGCGCGGTGGTGCTGACGTTCAGCGAGCCGGTGCGGAAGGTGCCCGGGAAGATCCGGGTGATCGCCCCGGACGGCGCGCGGGCCGACCGGGGGGAACCGTCCTTCTCGGGGACGGTGGTGACCGTGCCGGTGGACCCGTCCGCCGGGCGCGGGACGTACCTGGTCAGCTACCGGGTGATCTCGGCCGACAGCCACCCGGTCTCGGGCGCGTTCACGTACTCGGTGGGCGCCCCGTCGACGCCGCCAGCCGACACCGGCACGGACAACCGGGCCGACCCGGTGGTGGAGAACGCGGTCAAGGTCGCCAAGTATCTCGGGTACGCCGGCCTGCTGCTGCTCGTCGGCCCGGCGCTGGTGCTCGGCGCGCTCTGGCCGCGCCGGCTGTCCCGGCGGGGCCCGGCCCGGCTGGCGTGGGCGGGGCTGGGCGTGCTGGCGTTCGCCACGGTCGCCGAGCTGTGGCTGCAGGTGCCGTACACAGCCGGGGGCGGGCTGCTCGACATCGGCGGGACGGGCCTGGGCGCGGTGCTCGGCAGCCCGTACGGGACCGCGCACCTGGTCCGGCTGGGCCTGCTCGCGGCGGCGGCGTTCCTGCTGCGGCCGCTGTTCGCCGGCCCGGTGGGCCGCACGGACGCGGTGATCCTGGCGATCCTCGGCGGCGCGGCGCTGGTCACCTGGCCGCTGGCCGGGCACCCGGCCGCCTCCCCCGCCCCGGCGGTGTCGGTGGTGGTCGACGCGGTGCATCTGGGCGCCATGGCGGTCTGGCTCGGCGGCCTGGTGATGCTCGGGGGCTTCCTGCTGCGCCGCGCCGACGAGCGCGAGCTGACGGCGATCCTGCCGGTCTGGTCCCGGTGGGCCGCCCTGGCCGTGGCGGCGCTGCTGCTGGCCGGCACCGTGCAGGCCCTGATCGAGGTGGCCACCCCCGCCGCGCTGGTCGAGACCACGTACGGCCGGCTGGTGCTGGCCAAGATCGGGCTGTTCGCCCTGGTGCTGGCGGTCGCCGCGTACTCCCGGGCGCTGACGCGCCGGGCCGACACCGCGCGGCAGCCCCGGGCCGTGCGCCGGGCGGTCTGGGTGGAGGTGGCGATCACCGCCGTGGTGCTCGGCGTCACGGCGACCCTGGTGCAGACCACCCCGGCGCGCACCGCCGCCTCCGACGTGGCCGGCCCGGGCGCGGGCTACTTCACCGCCACCCTGTCCAGCCCCCTCTATTCGCTACAGGTGGAACTGGACCCGGCCGAGCGGGGCAACAACACGGTGCACCTGTACGCGTACACCAAGGACAACCGGCCGCAGCCGGTGGTGGAGTGGAAGGCCACCGCCGCGTTGCCGTCGGCCGGGATCGAGCCGATCGAGATCCCGCTGCTGGCCCTGACCGACACCCACGCGTACGGGGACGTCAACCTGCCCGCCGCGGGGGACTGGCAGCTCCGCTTCACGGTCCGGACCTCGGACATCGACCAGGCCACGGTGAGCGCCACCGTGCCCATCCGTTAG
- a CDS encoding YcnI family protein, giving the protein MLRSRRPAAAALALGAVAAVVLGVAAPAAAHVSVNPKEATQGGYSRFAFRVPNESDSASTTKVEVVLPENAPVGSVSTMPVPGWTVAVEKRKVDPPVEVHGSQVAEAVSKLTWTATGDAAIKPGQFQEFPVSMGPLPQVDTMVFKALQTYSDGSVVRWIEEPTPGGEEPEKPAPVLTLTAATPSAGASAPAAAPVAATSDDGDDDSAGGAGTALGVAGLVAGLAGLVLGGLAFARTRRTTPPTAAS; this is encoded by the coding sequence ATGCTCCGTTCCCGTCGTCCCGCAGCCGCCGCGCTCGCCCTGGGGGCGGTCGCCGCCGTGGTGCTCGGCGTGGCCGCGCCCGCCGCCGCGCACGTCTCCGTCAACCCGAAGGAGGCGACCCAGGGCGGCTACAGCCGGTTCGCGTTCCGGGTGCCGAACGAGAGCGACTCCGCGTCCACGACGAAGGTGGAGGTCGTGCTGCCGGAGAACGCGCCGGTCGGCTCGGTGTCCACCATGCCGGTGCCCGGCTGGACGGTGGCGGTGGAGAAGCGCAAGGTGGACCCGCCGGTGGAGGTGCACGGCAGCCAGGTCGCCGAGGCCGTGTCGAAGCTGACCTGGACGGCGACCGGGGACGCGGCGATCAAGCCGGGGCAGTTCCAGGAGTTCCCGGTCTCGATGGGGCCGCTGCCGCAGGTCGACACGATGGTGTTCAAGGCGCTCCAGACGTACTCCGACGGCAGCGTGGTGCGCTGGATCGAGGAGCCGACGCCGGGCGGCGAGGAGCCGGAGAAGCCGGCGCCGGTGCTCACGCTGACCGCGGCCACCCCGTCGGCCGGGGCGTCCGCGCCGGCCGCCGCTCCCGTCGCCGCGACGTCCGACGACGGTGATGACGACTCCGCCGGCGGCGCGGGCACGGCGCTCGGCGTCGCGGGCCTGGTCGCCGGCCTGGCCGGCCTGGTCCTCGGCGGCCTCGCGTTCGCCCGTACCCGCCGCACCACGCCCCCGACCGCCGCGTCCTGA
- a CDS encoding DsbA family protein, translating into MSSRKGQRDAARVVRQQIARERRRRRTIWTSVAAVAVLVIAGLIGWAVWSGQRGSGYTAPPGATVAGTGIAHGSGPVVIDLYEDFLCPICKQFQQTSGPTVEQLVAEGKATVVFHPVAFLDRFSTTQYSTRSAAASGCAANGGKFREYAAALFDRQPPEGSAGLSDAELADIAAGVGLNRDDFASCVSDGTYKSWTKHVTDDAAKSGVTGTPTVRVAGKEVADRSPEGIRAAVAAAGK; encoded by the coding sequence ATGAGTAGTCGCAAGGGGCAGCGGGACGCCGCCCGGGTGGTCCGGCAGCAGATCGCCCGGGAGCGCCGCCGCCGGCGCACGATCTGGACCTCGGTGGCGGCGGTCGCCGTGCTGGTGATCGCCGGCCTGATCGGCTGGGCCGTCTGGTCCGGCCAGCGCGGCAGCGGGTACACCGCCCCGCCCGGCGCCACCGTGGCCGGCACCGGCATCGCGCACGGCTCCGGCCCGGTCGTCATCGACCTGTACGAGGACTTCCTCTGCCCGATCTGCAAGCAGTTCCAGCAGACCAGCGGCCCGACCGTGGAGCAGCTCGTCGCCGAGGGCAAGGCGACGGTGGTCTTCCACCCGGTGGCGTTCCTGGACAGGTTCTCCACCACCCAGTACTCCACCCGCTCCGCCGCCGCCTCCGGCTGTGCCGCGAACGGCGGGAAGTTCCGCGAGTACGCCGCGGCGCTGTTCGACCGGCAGCCGCCGGAGGGCAGCGCCGGGCTGAGCGACGCCGAGCTGGCCGACATCGCGGCCGGCGTCGGGCTGAACCGGGACGACTTCGCCTCCTGTGTGTCCGACGGCACGTACAAGTCGTGGACGAAGCACGTCACCGACGACGCCGCCAAGTCCGGCGTGACCGGCACGCCGACCGTGCGGGTGGCCGGCAAGGAGGTCGCCGACCGCAGCCCCGAGGGGATCCGGGCGGCCGTGGCGGCGGCCGGCAAGTGA
- a CDS encoding NAD-dependent epimerase/dehydratase family protein, whose product MRILLTGAAGFIGSHVADLLAGHGHEMVALDALLPEAHGAAVPPWSARHGLVRGDVRDAELLDALLTGVDAVCHQAAMVGHGLDPSDAPAYAGHNDLGTAVLLAAMHRAGVRRLVLASSMVVYGEGRYHCAAHGVVRPGRRRDADIAAGRYDPTCPACDATLIPGLVPEDAPAEPRSTYAATKLAQEHLAGAWAAQTGGEVWALRYHNVYGPRMPRDTPYAGVASIFRSALAGGRPPRVLEDGRQRRDFVHVTDVARANLLALTTPAPQPLTPVNVCSGEPRTIGELAEELAAAMAGPTPEVVGGARAADVRHVVADPSRAAALLGYRAQVGFAEGVAGFATAELREPARGAGGGGPVRTPSRAGG is encoded by the coding sequence GTGCGGATCCTGCTGACCGGCGCGGCCGGCTTCATCGGCTCACACGTCGCCGACCTGTTGGCCGGGCACGGGCACGAAATGGTGGCGCTGGACGCCCTGCTGCCCGAGGCGCACGGCGCGGCGGTGCCGCCCTGGTCGGCCCGGCACGGCCTGGTCCGCGGCGACGTCCGTGACGCCGAGCTGCTGGACGCGCTGCTGACGGGCGTGGACGCGGTCTGCCACCAGGCGGCGATGGTCGGCCACGGCCTCGACCCGTCCGACGCCCCGGCGTACGCCGGGCACAACGACCTCGGCACGGCCGTGCTGCTCGCGGCGATGCACCGCGCCGGGGTGCGCCGGCTGGTGCTGGCCAGCTCGATGGTGGTCTACGGCGAGGGGCGCTACCACTGCGCCGCGCACGGGGTGGTGCGGCCCGGACGCCGCCGGGACGCCGACATCGCCGCCGGCCGGTACGACCCGACCTGCCCGGCCTGCGACGCGACCCTGATCCCGGGACTGGTGCCGGAGGACGCCCCGGCGGAGCCGCGCAGCACGTACGCGGCCACGAAGCTCGCCCAGGAGCACCTGGCCGGGGCGTGGGCGGCCCAGACCGGCGGGGAGGTGTGGGCGCTGCGTTACCACAACGTGTACGGCCCCCGGATGCCCCGCGACACCCCGTACGCCGGCGTCGCCTCGATCTTCCGCTCGGCCCTGGCCGGCGGGCGCCCGCCCCGGGTGCTGGAGGACGGCCGGCAGCGCCGCGACTTCGTACACGTCACCGACGTGGCCCGGGCCAACCTGCTGGCGCTCACCACGCCGGCCCCGCAGCCGCTGACCCCGGTGAACGTCTGCTCCGGCGAGCCACGCACGATCGGCGAGCTGGCCGAGGAGTTGGCCGCGGCGATGGCGGGCCCCACGCCCGAGGTGGTCGGCGGGGCCCGGGCCGCCGACGTGCGGCACGTGGTGGCCGATCCGTCCCGGGCCGCCGCGCTGCTCGGCTACCGGGCCCAGGTCGGGTTCGCCGAGGGCGTCGCCGGGTTCGCCACCGCCGAGCTGCGCGAACCGGCGCGTGGTGCGGGCGGGGGTGGCCCGGTCAGGACACCGTCCAGAGCAGGTGGTTGA
- a CDS encoding class I SAM-dependent methyltransferase, protein MTGPAALLGGFEAALAGPPGADRWWLVTEDGVRVPLPVRRWHGGPEPALAGVLDRCAGPTIDLGCGPGRLAAALAGRGLVALGVDVSPAAVRLARARGAVAVRRDLFGPLPAEGRWAHALLVDGNIGIGGDPVRLLRRCAGLVRPGGTTLVEFAPPGSGLWRGGARVTSGSPGGERLGASFRWAWAGVEWAPSLAAAAGLTVAAVLPLDGRWFVELSRP, encoded by the coding sequence GTGACCGGGCCGGCCGCGCTGCTCGGCGGCTTCGAGGCGGCGCTGGCCGGCCCGCCCGGGGCCGACCGGTGGTGGCTGGTGACGGAGGACGGCGTGCGGGTTCCGCTGCCGGTGCGCCGCTGGCACGGCGGCCCCGAGCCGGCGCTGGCCGGGGTTCTGGACCGCTGCGCCGGCCCCACCATCGACCTCGGCTGTGGGCCCGGCCGCCTGGCCGCCGCGCTGGCCGGGCGCGGCCTGGTGGCCCTCGGGGTGGATGTCTCGCCCGCGGCGGTCCGGCTGGCCCGGGCCCGGGGCGCGGTCGCGGTGCGCCGGGACCTGTTCGGGCCGCTGCCCGCCGAGGGACGCTGGGCGCATGCGCTGCTGGTCGACGGCAACATCGGCATCGGCGGCGACCCGGTACGCCTGCTGCGCCGCTGCGCCGGCCTGGTGCGCCCGGGCGGGACGACGCTGGTCGAGTTCGCCCCGCCCGGCTCCGGGCTGTGGCGGGGCGGCGCCAGAGTCACCTCGGGCTCGCCCGGCGGCGAGCGGCTGGGGGCGTCGTTCCGCTGGGCGTGGGCCGGCGTGGAGTGGGCACCCTCCCTGGCGGCGGCCGCCGGCCTCACCGTAGCGGCCGTCCTGCCGCTCGACGGCCGGTGGTTCGTGGAACTCAGCCGGCCGTGA
- a CDS encoding sigma-70 family RNA polymerase sigma factor, producing MIPAPRDRTAAGNADAVPGAGPEAATDAREAATAWALAARDGDPVAQAAFVRATQAEVWRFAAALVDPDSADDLTQETYLRAFRALPAFEGRSSARTWLLGIARRACADHLRTVVRRRRLTERLTAEAHTGRPYPDPAGQFGAADLVRRLPAERRGAFVLTQLLGLSYAEAAAVEGVPVGTIRSRVARARDDLVEAVGDALAG from the coding sequence GTGATCCCCGCCCCGCGCGATCGTACCGCCGCCGGCAACGCCGACGCGGTGCCCGGCGCTGGGCCGGAGGCGGCGACCGACGCCCGGGAGGCGGCCACCGCCTGGGCGCTGGCCGCCCGCGACGGGGACCCCGTCGCCCAGGCCGCCTTCGTCCGGGCCACCCAGGCCGAGGTATGGCGGTTCGCCGCGGCGCTCGTCGACCCGGACAGCGCGGACGACCTCACCCAGGAGACGTACCTGCGGGCGTTCCGGGCGCTGCCCGCGTTCGAGGGGCGCTCCAGCGCCCGCACGTGGCTGCTCGGCATCGCCCGCCGGGCCTGCGCCGACCACCTGCGCACCGTGGTCCGCCGCCGCCGGCTCACCGAGCGGCTGACCGCCGAGGCGCACACCGGCCGCCCGTACCCCGACCCCGCCGGGCAGTTCGGCGCCGCCGACCTGGTACGCCGGCTCCCCGCCGAGCGGCGCGGGGCGTTCGTGCTCACCCAGCTGCTCGGCCTGTCGTACGCGGAGGCCGCCGCCGTGGAGGGGGTGCCGGTGGGCACGATCCGCTCCCGGGTGGCCCGGGCCCGCGACGACCTGGTCGAGGCGGTCGGCGACGCCCTTGCCGGATGA
- the cbiQ gene encoding cobalt ECF transporter T component CbiQ, with translation MGAGHAHVLYREAASPVHRLPPEVKIAAMVLFTLAVVATPRTAYWAFGGYALLIAVVAALARVGPGWLLRRAAIELPFVLFAFALPFLGAGERVEVAGVALSVDGLLGGWNILAKGTLGVLASLLLAATTTTRDLILGLDRLRCPQLLTQIATFMLRYLDVLVGEARRMRVARISRGDDPRFLWQLRGFAAGIGALFLRAFERGERVYLAMVSRGYSGRMPAVWQGAGAATAGQWLVGASVPLVAACIAATAVTLG, from the coding sequence ATGGGAGCCGGGCACGCCCACGTGCTCTACCGGGAGGCCGCCTCCCCCGTGCACCGTCTTCCGCCCGAGGTGAAGATCGCCGCGATGGTGCTGTTCACGCTGGCGGTGGTGGCCACCCCACGGACGGCGTACTGGGCCTTCGGCGGGTACGCCCTGCTGATCGCCGTCGTGGCGGCGCTGGCCCGGGTGGGGCCGGGCTGGCTGCTGCGCCGGGCCGCGATCGAGCTGCCGTTCGTGCTGTTCGCGTTCGCGCTGCCCTTCCTCGGGGCGGGGGAGCGGGTCGAGGTGGCGGGCGTCGCGCTGTCGGTCGACGGGCTGCTCGGCGGGTGGAACATCCTCGCCAAGGGCACGCTGGGCGTACTGGCGTCGCTGCTGCTGGCCGCGACCACGACGACCCGGGACCTGATCCTCGGCCTGGACAGGCTGCGCTGCCCGCAGCTGCTCACCCAGATCGCCACGTTCATGCTCCGCTACCTGGACGTGCTGGTCGGCGAGGCCCGCCGGATGCGGGTGGCCCGGATCTCCCGGGGCGACGACCCGCGCTTCCTGTGGCAGCTGCGCGGGTTCGCCGCCGGGATCGGGGCGCTGTTCCTGCGCGCCTTCGAGCGCGGCGAGCGGGTGTACCTGGCGATGGTGTCGCGCGGCTACTCCGGCCGGATGCCGGCGGTCTGGCAGGGTGCGGGGGCGGCGACCGCCGGGCAGTGGCTGGTCGGGGCGAGCGTGCCGCTGGTCGCGGCCTGCATCGCCGCGACCGCCGTCACCCTGGGATGA
- a CDS encoding energy-coupling factor ABC transporter ATP-binding protein, protein MQTTAVSLDVRGVRYAYPDGHVALHGVDLTVPRGGRVALLGPNGAGKTTLVLHLNGILTASEGSVSVGGLPVSRDRDTLAEIRRRVGIVFQDPDDQLFLPTVAEDVAFGPANLGLRGAELAARVDEALAAVGMSEHRDRAPHHLSFGQRRRVAVATVLAMHPEILVLDEPSSNLDPAARRELAEILRALPVTLLMVTHDLPYALELCDRSVILDGGRIVADAPTRELLADSELLARHRLELPYGFAPHP, encoded by the coding sequence GTGCAGACCACGGCTGTCTCCCTCGACGTGCGCGGCGTCCGGTACGCGTACCCGGACGGGCACGTCGCCCTGCACGGGGTGGACCTGACGGTGCCGCGCGGCGGGCGGGTGGCGCTGCTCGGCCCGAACGGCGCGGGCAAGACGACCCTGGTGCTGCACCTCAACGGCATCCTCACCGCGTCCGAGGGCTCGGTGAGCGTCGGCGGGCTGCCGGTCAGCCGGGACCGGGACACCCTGGCGGAGATCCGCCGCCGGGTCGGCATCGTCTTCCAGGACCCGGACGACCAGCTCTTCCTGCCCACGGTCGCCGAGGACGTGGCGTTCGGCCCGGCGAACCTGGGGCTGCGCGGCGCGGAACTGGCCGCCCGGGTGGACGAGGCCCTGGCGGCGGTGGGGATGAGCGAGCACCGGGACCGCGCCCCGCACCACCTGTCGTTCGGGCAGCGCCGCCGGGTGGCCGTGGCCACCGTGCTGGCCATGCACCCGGAGATCCTGGTGCTCGACGAGCCCTCGTCGAACCTCGACCCGGCGGCCCGCCGGGAGCTGGCCGAGATCCTGCGCGCCCTGCCGGTGACGCTGCTGATGGTCACCCACGACCTGCCGTACGCGCTGGAGCTGTGCGACCGCTCGGTCATCCTCGACGGCGGGCGGATCGTCGCCGACGCGCCGACCCGGGAACTCCTCGCGGACTCCGAACTGCTCGCCCGCCACCGCCTGGAACTGCCGTACGGCTTCGCGCCGCACCCCTGA
- a CDS encoding zf-HC2 domain-containing protein, whose amino-acid sequence MTCDDVRAALSARLDGEDPGAPPAALDAHTEGCPGCRSWLARAEQVTRLTRVRAVQVPDLTASVLAAVAADRASAVGATSAAARARRQVLRVAVAVAAIAQLAVALPILLAGLGVGVDPHTSREMASFDVALAVGFALAAWRPERARAFLPVALVLAVCLAATSALDIVNSTTALVHEVGHLAAVVQAGLLWALGRVSGEPDRPLTTAVAAGRG is encoded by the coding sequence ATGACATGCGACGACGTACGCGCGGCGCTGTCGGCGCGGCTGGACGGCGAGGACCCGGGGGCGCCGCCGGCGGCGCTGGACGCGCACACCGAGGGCTGCCCGGGTTGCCGGTCCTGGCTGGCCCGGGCCGAGCAGGTGACCCGGCTCACCCGGGTGCGCGCGGTCCAGGTGCCGGACCTGACCGCCTCCGTGCTGGCGGCGGTGGCCGCCGACCGGGCCTCGGCCGTGGGCGCGACCTCGGCGGCGGCCCGCGCGCGGCGGCAGGTGCTGCGGGTGGCGGTGGCGGTGGCGGCGATCGCCCAGCTTGCCGTCGCGCTACCGATCCTGCTCGCCGGGCTGGGGGTGGGCGTGGATCCGCACACCAGCCGGGAGATGGCCTCGTTCGACGTGGCGCTGGCCGTCGGCTTCGCGCTGGCCGCGTGGCGGCCCGAGCGGGCCCGGGCGTTCCTGCCGGTCGCCCTGGTGCTGGCGGTCTGCCTGGCCGCGACCAGCGCGCTGGACATCGTCAACTCCACCACCGCCCTGGTACACGAGGTCGGGCACCTGGCGGCCGTGGTCCAGGCCGGGCTGCTGTGGGCGCTGGGGCGGGTCAGCGGCGAGCCGGACCGGCCGCTGACGACGGCGGTGGCGGCGGGCCGCGGGTGA
- a CDS encoding MauE/DoxX family redox-associated membrane protein has product MTVTASRIRAARWPAVRPWIGVAARLGLAAVWLVAGAAKAEDLAASGRAVNAYQLLPYDVATVVGAALPFVELALGVLLLVGLATRLAAAVSAALLVVFVAGIASAWARGLAIDCGCFGSGGELAAGQAPSYLPEILRDVAFLALAGFLLIWPRTPVSVDGWLAGPPVEDEDE; this is encoded by the coding sequence ATGACCGTGACCGCATCCCGCATCCGGGCCGCCCGCTGGCCCGCCGTCCGGCCCTGGATCGGCGTCGCCGCCCGGCTCGGGCTGGCGGCCGTGTGGCTGGTCGCCGGCGCCGCCAAGGCCGAGGACCTGGCCGCCTCCGGCCGCGCCGTCAACGCGTACCAGCTCCTGCCGTACGACGTCGCCACCGTGGTCGGCGCGGCGCTGCCCTTCGTCGAGCTGGCCCTCGGGGTGCTGCTGCTGGTCGGGCTGGCCACCCGGCTGGCCGCCGCGGTCTCGGCGGCGCTGCTGGTGGTCTTCGTCGCCGGCATCGCCTCGGCCTGGGCGCGCGGCCTGGCCATCGACTGCGGCTGCTTCGGCAGCGGAGGGGAGCTCGCCGCCGGGCAGGCCCCGAGCTACCTCCCGGAGATCCTCCGGGACGTCGCCTTCCTGGCGCTGGCCGGTTTCCTGCTGATCTGGCCCCGCACGCCCGTCTCGGTCGACGGCTGGCTCGCGGGCCCACCCGTGGAGGACGAGGATGAGTAG
- a CDS encoding DNA repair protein: MPNLPDDRYQQDNQRRWRDAGGFPAQPPYREARVPRGTEATLSWAQLDRQPAGAASRHGLNAR; this comes from the coding sequence ATGCCCAATCTGCCCGATGACCGGTACCAGCAGGACAACCAGCGGCGCTGGCGGGACGCCGGAGGGTTCCCCGCGCAGCCGCCGTACCGGGAGGCCCGCGTCCCGCGCGGGACGGAGGCGACGCTGTCCTGGGCGCAGCTGGACCGGCAGCCGGCCGGCGCCGCCAGCCGGCACGGCCTCAACGCCCGCTGA
- a CDS encoding glycosyltransferase 87 family protein has protein sequence MPAERIAPPPVATDEAGGRRVRRLVTVLALAAVLPALYLPGLVHDFFDLKIYMRAMDWWAAGHPLYDYVQPDRVQGALYFTYPPLSALLLSPFALLPLGLTVAVFTALTVAGVVATTRWLVDPVVARRGLPRLFTLTVAVLLVLAVESTRETITFGQINMLLVVLILADLLFAVPRGRRWAGVGVGLATALKLYPGIFVVYLLATRRWREAGVASVTAAAATLLAAAVAPSDSWRFWTHELWATDRVGRTDYTGNQSLFGLLSRFTAPAEPNRALWLALVGVVAAYGLWRAARAARSGDALTGLALTGLVGGLVSPITWTHHIYWFVPAVVALADGALGADPTTPGGARRRRRLTGLAVVVSAVIIYGVVSFQDWGVAPVHTDSPGEFLVRNAYVLLSLALLVALPVAPARRPAPGPSRRTPRPQKSHQLDRPAE, from the coding sequence GTGCCAGCTGAACGGATCGCGCCACCGCCCGTCGCCACCGACGAGGCGGGCGGCCGGAGGGTCCGCCGGCTGGTCACGGTGCTGGCGCTGGCCGCCGTACTGCCCGCGCTCTACCTGCCCGGGCTGGTGCACGACTTCTTCGACCTGAAGATCTACATGCGGGCGATGGACTGGTGGGCCGCCGGTCACCCCCTCTACGACTACGTGCAGCCGGACCGGGTGCAGGGCGCGCTCTACTTCACGTACCCGCCGCTGAGCGCCCTGCTGCTGTCCCCGTTCGCGCTGCTGCCGCTGGGCCTCACCGTCGCCGTCTTCACCGCGCTGACCGTGGCGGGGGTGGTGGCGACCACGCGCTGGCTGGTCGACCCGGTCGTCGCCCGGCGCGGCCTGCCCCGGCTGTTCACCCTGACCGTGGCGGTGCTGCTCGTCCTCGCTGTGGAGAGCACCCGGGAGACGATCACGTTCGGCCAGATCAACATGCTGCTGGTCGTGCTGATCCTGGCCGACCTGCTCTTCGCCGTACCGCGGGGGCGGCGCTGGGCGGGAGTGGGCGTGGGGCTGGCCACGGCCCTGAAGCTCTACCCCGGCATCTTCGTCGTGTACCTGCTGGCCACCCGGCGGTGGCGGGAGGCGGGGGTGGCGTCGGTGACGGCCGCCGCGGCGACCCTGCTCGCCGCGGCGGTCGCGCCCTCCGACTCGTGGCGGTTCTGGACCCACGAACTGTGGGCCACCGACCGGGTCGGGCGCACCGACTACACCGGCAACCAGTCGCTGTTCGGCCTGCTCAGCCGGTTCACCGCCCCGGCGGAGCCGAACCGGGCGCTCTGGCTGGCGCTGGTCGGCGTGGTCGCCGCGTACGGGCTGTGGCGGGCCGCGCGCGCCGCCCGCTCCGGTGACGCGCTCACCGGCCTGGCCCTGACGGGGCTGGTCGGCGGGCTGGTCAGCCCGATCACCTGGACCCACCACATCTACTGGTTCGTCCCGGCGGTGGTGGCGCTCGCCGACGGGGCGCTCGGCGCGGACCCGACCACCCCGGGCGGGGCCCGGCGGCGCCGCCGGCTGACCGGGCTGGCGGTGGTCGTGAGCGCGGTGATCATCTACGGGGTCGTGTCGTTCCAGGACTGGGGGGTGGCCCCGGTGCACACCGACTCACCAGGGGAGTTCCTGGTCCGCAACGCGTACGTGCTGCTGAGCCTGGCGCTGCTGGTGGCCCTGCCGGTCGCGCCGGCGCGCCGCCCCGCTCCCGGGCCCTCCCGGCGCACCCCGCGACCCCAAAAATCGCACCAACTGGACAGACCTGCCGAGTAA
- the orn gene encoding oligoribonuclease, with amino-acid sequence MAVADLLVWIDCEMTGLDLRRDALIEVAALVTDPDLNVLGDGVDVVIRADEAALEGMPEIVRTMHAKSGLTEEVRRSTVTLAEAEDMVLDYVTTYVKDPRTAPLCGNSIATDRGFITRDMPRLDAHLHYRMIDVSSIKELCRRWYPRVYFGQPQKGLAHRALADIRESIRELEYYRRTIFVPLPGPDVDSAKAIAAQL; translated from the coding sequence GTGGCGGTGGCTGATCTTCTCGTCTGGATCGACTGTGAGATGACCGGGTTGGACCTCCGCAGGGACGCCCTGATCGAGGTCGCCGCGCTCGTTACCGACCCCGACCTCAACGTCCTCGGCGACGGCGTGGACGTGGTGATCCGGGCGGACGAGGCGGCGCTGGAGGGGATGCCGGAGATCGTCCGGACCATGCACGCCAAGTCCGGGCTGACCGAGGAGGTCCGGCGCTCGACGGTCACCCTGGCCGAGGCCGAGGACATGGTGCTCGACTACGTCACCACGTACGTCAAGGACCCACGGACGGCGCCGCTGTGCGGCAACTCGATCGCCACCGACCGGGGCTTCATCACCCGGGACATGCCGCGCCTCGACGCGCACCTGCACTACCGGATGATCGACGTCTCCTCGATCAAGGAGCTCTGCCGCCGCTGGTACCCCCGCGTGTACTTCGGCCAGCCGCAGAAGGGGCTGGCCCACCGGGCGCTGGCCGACATCCGGGAGAGCATCCGCGAGTTGGAGTACTACCGGCGGACGATTTTCGTACCGCTGCCCGGCCCGGACGTCGACAGCGCCAAGGCGATCGCCGCCCAGCTCTGA